The window TCGCGATGCGGATACCATGGACCATGCCGGCGCCGGTGAACCAGTGATAGCTGGCGGGATCGGGGGCGATCGCGGGGTTGGGGCCGTTACGCAGGTAGCGGCCGGTCAGGGCGGCCGGGATTTCGCCGTCGACGCGCAGTTCCTCGAGCGTGAATTCCTCGGTCATCGGTTGGTGGATGCCGGTCAGGAAGGGATGCGCGTCGGTGGGGCGGGGGAGGCGCTTGCGGTTGAAATCGGCGACCTTGCCGATGGTTTTGGTGACGGCACCGCGGATGATGGTTTCGACGTTGCTGGCCATGATGAAGCTCCGTACGGAAGTTGGCGAAGGTGCCGCGCAACGTGGGGTTGCGTGGGCGACTCGATATGTTTACAGTGACAACATGATGGCGAGCAAAGATAACAGTGTCAACATAAAAAGCGACGGCGCGAAAGCGGCGGGCACCTATCATCATGGCGACCTGCGCGCGGCGGTGATCGCGGCGGGACTCAAGCGGCTGGAAGCCGGCGACGACGGCGAACTGGGGCTGCGCGCGTTGGCGCGCGACGTCGGGGTCAGCGCGACCGCGCTTTACCGCCATTTCCCCGACAAGGAGGCGCTGCTCGACGCGCTCGCGGGTGAGGGATTGCGGCGGCTCGGCGCGCTGCAGGCGCAGGCGTGGCTGAAGGCGGGCGGCGGGGTCGCGGGCTTCAAGGCGACCGGCGCCACCTATGTGCGGTTCGCGCACGACGAACCGGCGTTGTTCCGCCTGAGCTTCACGCGCCAGATGCCCGACCGCAAGGATGGCGAAGACGACGGCGGCGAAGTGGCGTATAATTTGCTCCGTGCCGGGGTCGGCGAGGCGCTGCCGGGGGTGAAGGACCCCGATGTTGCCGCGCTGCACGCCTGGGCGCTGGTCCACGGCCTCGCGATGCTGATCCTCGACCGCCGCATCGACTGGGACGAGGCGATGGTCGCACAGGTCGTCGGGCTGACCTTCGGCGGGGTGGCCTGACCGCCGGCGCCGCGACCGGCATTTCGTCGCAAATCCAGGGCGGCGGCGCTTATGTTATCGATTTCTTTGCCAATTTCGATCAGTCTTGCGGCATGACGCGGTCGATGTCCCCCAAGGTCGAGACGCTGTTCTGGTCGCTTTTGACGGCGCTGGGCTATTTCCTGCTCGCCAGCCTGTCGCTTGCCGCGACCAAGGGCGCTGATAATATCGCCGCTGTGTGGCCGCCGTCGGGCTATCTGCTCGCGATGCTGCTGCTGGCGCCGGCCGGCGCGCGGATCGGCGCCCTTGTCGGCATGGCGGGTGCGAGTGTCAGCGCCAATATGCTTGGCGGCGCCCCGCTGTCGCTGTCGGCCGCCTTCACCTTGGCCAATGCCGTCGAGGGTAGCGTCGCGCTGTGGATGATCAATCGCCGCGAGCGCGGCATATTGTCGTTCATGGTGCCGCGCTCGGTCGGCAATTTCTGTATCGCGGCGCTGACCGCCAGTTGCGCCAGCGCCGGTATCGCGACCTTGCTGACCGGTGGCGGTTTCGATTTTTTCCGGTCGTGGCTGACCACCGTCGGGCTGGGAATGCTGATCGTCACCCCGCCGATCGTCATGCTCGCGCGGCTTGCCGGAGCGGGCGCGCTCGGCAACAGCAATCGCGCCGGGACCGTCGAGGCGACCGCGATACTGACCGCGGCGGCGGCGATCACCACGGTCTGTTTTTCGCAGGCCGAATTCCCGGTCACCTTCCTGCCGTGCGTCGCGGTGGTCGCGGCTTCCTATCGTCTCGGCCCGTTCGGCGCCGCGGCCAGCGTGCTGATCGTCACGATCGTCGCGTCGTGGATGACCGGGCACGGGCTCGGCCCGATCGCCAACATGGACGCCGCGCCGACGACGATCGTCCTGTTCCTGCAATTCTATCTGCTGACCCTGTTGTTTACCGCGCTGCCGCTCGCGGCGCTGCTCGTGGTGCGGCAACGGCTGGCAAAACGGCTCGAGCAGAGCAACCGCTGGCTGCTCCAGGCCGAGGCGGCGGCGCTCGTCGGCCATTGGCGCGTCGACCTTGTCCGCTGGACGATCCAATGGTCGGATCAGGCCTATCGCATCCACGGGCTGGAACCCGACACCCCGATGACGGTTCAGGGCAGCCTCGACCGTTATATGCCCGGGGACGGCGACCGGATGCGCGCGACGCTGGAAAAGGCGGTCGCCGACGGCACATCCTTCGCATTCCATGGCCAGATCATCCGCCCCGACGACGAGGTGCGCGACATCGTGTCGCACGGCTCGATCGAAATGAGCCGTGGCGGCAAGCCGGTGGGCATCTTCGGCACGATCCAGGATGTGACCGAGACCGTGGAGAACGCCCGCATGCTCGAAGCGGCGCGAAGCGATGCCGAGGCCGCGGCGAACACCGACGCACTGACCGGATTGCCGAACCGCCGCCACACGCTCGCCTTCCTCGAGAGCGCGCTGGTCGGCGCGCGGGAGAATGGTGCGCCGCTGGCGGTCGCGATCTTCGACATCGACCATTTCAAGCGGATCAACGACATCCACGGCCATGGCGTCGGCGACGCGGTGATCCGCCGCGTCGCGCAGCGCGCCAAGGCGTCGCTGCGCGAAGAGGATATGGTCGGCCGTTATGGCGGCGAGGAATTCGTCTGCGTGCTGCAACGGTCGAGCGCGCAGGCCGCCGAATTGGTCGCCGAGCGGGTGCGGCAGGCGGTCGAGGCCTTGAACGGCCGCGCCGACGACGACGGTCCGCCGGCGACGGTCAGCATCGGCGTCGCGGTCTATGCCGGCGAGACCGGCGTCGAGGAACTGCTCCAGCGCGCCGATGACGCGCTCTACACCGCCAAGCGCGAAGGACGGAACCGGCTGCGCATGGCGGCTTGACGGGGTGTGAGGTCGGCTTTGGGGTGGGGCGCCGTCAGTAATTTCAGATGATGGTTGCGCCATTGGCTATCGCGACGAAGCCACAACCGGAGAAGGCAAGTATCACCACGCGCCAGATGTTCCGGTTGACGCGACCGATGCCTTTGCATTGTCCGAATAAGCTCACCTGGTGGCCGACGAGCCAAGTTACAGACATGAAGAGCAGCCAATTGCACGCCATAATGGGCCAAATGGGAAATTCCGGGGCCACAAAAGTGCTCACCAGCATGGAGAGGGAGGCGGCGACCGAAAGGATTGCGGCCACGATGACCGCTCGCTGTTTGTCTCGCAACATCTACGCTCTCGCAACAATACCCATTACATGTTTGAATGGGCCAGGAATCCATCGTCCGCAACCGATCGTTTGCCGTCATCGCCCCGCTCGGAGCCGCGCGGACGAGAAGGGGTAGAAAGCGGGCGTCGCCGCTCCTCGCTGTCGCGCAGCGATGGGGAGGTGGCAGCGCGCAGCGCTGACGGAGGGGCCGACGCCGTCAAAGGCTGGCGCAAGGCCACCGCCCCTCCACCACCGCTGCGCGGCGGCCCCCCTCCCCACGGCTGCGCCGCAGGGAGGATTTTTAGGGCTGGCTTCGGTCGTTAGCGGACGTCATCCGTCTCACCGACGCTCTATGGCGGCCAACGCTTTG is drawn from Sphingopyxis sp. OPL5 and contains these coding sequences:
- a CDS encoding sensor domain-containing diguanylate cyclase — translated: MTRSMSPKVETLFWSLLTALGYFLLASLSLAATKGADNIAAVWPPSGYLLAMLLLAPAGARIGALVGMAGASVSANMLGGAPLSLSAAFTLANAVEGSVALWMINRRERGILSFMVPRSVGNFCIAALTASCASAGIATLLTGGGFDFFRSWLTTVGLGMLIVTPPIVMLARLAGAGALGNSNRAGTVEATAILTAAAAITTVCFSQAEFPVTFLPCVAVVAASYRLGPFGAAASVLIVTIVASWMTGHGLGPIANMDAAPTTIVLFLQFYLLTLLFTALPLAALLVVRQRLAKRLEQSNRWLLQAEAAALVGHWRVDLVRWTIQWSDQAYRIHGLEPDTPMTVQGSLDRYMPGDGDRMRATLEKAVADGTSFAFHGQIIRPDDEVRDIVSHGSIEMSRGGKPVGIFGTIQDVTETVENARMLEAARSDAEAAANTDALTGLPNRRHTLAFLESALVGARENGAPLAVAIFDIDHFKRINDIHGHGVGDAVIRRVAQRAKASLREEDMVGRYGGEEFVCVLQRSSAQAAELVAERVRQAVEALNGRADDDGPPATVSIGVAVYAGETGVEELLQRADDALYTAKREGRNRLRMAA
- a CDS encoding TetR/AcrR family transcriptional regulator, whose protein sequence is MASKDNSVNIKSDGAKAAGTYHHGDLRAAVIAAGLKRLEAGDDGELGLRALARDVGVSATALYRHFPDKEALLDALAGEGLRRLGALQAQAWLKAGGGVAGFKATGATYVRFAHDEPALFRLSFTRQMPDRKDGEDDGGEVAYNLLRAGVGEALPGVKDPDVAALHAWALVHGLAMLILDRRIDWDEAMVAQVVGLTFGGVA